In Pedobacter sp. WC2423, the following are encoded in one genomic region:
- a CDS encoding DUF3347 domain-containing protein — protein MKKYIGIAVLSTLMACTGAVKNKTAVTDSTTTASEAAEVNDVKLADPKSESIYKGYISLKNSLVAGNAAAAHQTALDLAASLKAYEGCENTALIAEKIAGTEDIKVQRKEFTALSSDVIALFKHADITQGSIYVQHCPMANNGDGGDWLSSEKKISNPYYGKEMLTCGAVLEVIKAKK, from the coding sequence ATGAAGAAATATATTGGAATAGCAGTTTTATCAACTTTGATGGCCTGTACTGGCGCTGTGAAAAATAAAACTGCTGTAACAGACAGCACAACTACTGCCAGTGAGGCAGCAGAAGTGAATGATGTTAAGCTTGCCGATCCCAAATCGGAAAGCATATATAAAGGCTATATCAGCCTGAAAAATTCGCTGGTTGCCGGTAATGCAGCAGCTGCACACCAGACTGCTCTGGACCTGGCTGCTTCACTTAAAGCTTATGAAGGTTGCGAAAATACAGCTTTGATTGCAGAAAAAATTGCAGGTACTGAGGATATTAAGGTGCAGCGTAAAGAATTTACTGCACTGAGTTCTGATGTAATCGCACTCTTTAAACATGCTGATATTACGCAAGGATCTATTTATGTACAACATTGCCCGATGGCCAATAATGGTGATGGGGGAGATTGGTTGTCTTCAGAGAAAAAGATCAGCAATCCATATTATGGAAAAGAAATGCTGACTTGCGGCGCAGTGCTGGAAGTGATTAAAGCAAAGAAATAA